One part of the Aricia agestis chromosome Z, ilAriAges1.1, whole genome shotgun sequence genome encodes these proteins:
- the LOC121738518 gene encoding protein henna-like translates to MDIQVKEEQLSSSPPDKPKLKEGNYIAEGRDSNRTTWLLFSPATRDEAGSLAKFLSVFSSYGVNLSHIESRSSARRPGYEFMVECEHGSGDFAAAVAKLQNSTGYLNIISRNYKDNRSVVPWFPRRIRDLDRFANQILSYGAELDSDHPGFTDPVYRARRKYFADIAYNYKHGQPLPHVDYTKEEIATWGQVFRKLVELYPTHACKEHNHVFPLLIENCGYREDNIPQLQDVSNFLKDCTGFTLRPVAGLLSSRDFLAGLAFRVFHSTQYIRHHSRPLYTPEPDVCHELLGHAPLFADPAFAQFSQEIGLASLGAPDDYIEKLATCFWFTVEFGLCRQDGQLKAYGAGLLSSFGELQYCLTDKPQLKDFEPEITGQQKYPITEYQPIYFVANSFENAKEKMIKFAQTIPRDFGVRYNPYTQSIDLLDSTKQMKDLLRQVHQEMDLLLTTMEKLT, encoded by the exons CCCAAACTCAAGGAGGGGAACTACATAGCTGAAGGCAGGGACTCCAACAGAACAACTTGGCTACTGTTCTCCCCAGCGACCCGGGATGAAGCCGGCTCCCTCGCCAAGTTCTTGAGCGTCTTCTCCTCTTATGGAGTCAATCTCAGCCACATCGAGTCCAGATCTTCTGCTAGACGCCCAGGGTACGAGTTCATGGTGGAATGTGAGCACGGCTCCGGAGATTTTGCGGCCGCTGTCGCGAAGCTGCAGAACAGCACTGGATACCTGAACATCATTTCGCGGAATTACAAGGACAACCGAT CTGTTGTGCCCTGGTTCCCGAGACGTATCAGAGATTTGGACAGGTTCGCTAACCAGATCCTCTCATATGGCGCTGAGCTTGACTCAGACCACCCTGGCTTCACCGACCCAGTGTATCGTGCTAGAAGGAAGTACTTTGCTGACATTGCCTACAACTACAAACACGGTCAGCCGTTACCCCATGTGGACTACACCAAAGAGGAAATAGCAACCTGGGGCCAAGTATTCAGGAAACTAGTAGAATTGTACCCAACCCACGCCTGTAAGGAACATAACCACGTGTTCCCACTTCTGATCGAAAACTGTGGGTATAGGGAAGATAATATACCACAGCTTCAAGACGTCTCCAATTTCTTGAAAG ATTGTACCGGTTTCACTCTCCGACCAGTTGCCGGTCTGCTCTCCTCCCGAGACTTCCTGGCTGGCCTAGCATTCAGGGTATTCCACAGCACCCAGTACATCAGACATCACTCCAGGCCTCTCTACACACCGGAGCCTGATGTTTGCCACGAGCTACTTGGTCATGCACCTCTCTTCGCAGATCCGGCGTTCGCGCAGTTCTCGCAGGAAATTGGACTCGCGTCTTTGGGAGCTCCTGATGATTATATCGAGAAATTGGCTACa TGTTTCTGGTTCACTGTTGAGTTTGGGTTGTGTCGTCAAGATGGCCAGCTAAAAGCATACGGCGCTGGTCTTCTCTCATCGTTCGGTGAACTTCAATACTGCCTCACAGACAAGCCACAACTTAAGGATTTCGAGCCTGAGATTACTGGACAACAGAAATATCCTATAACAGAATACCAGCCTATCTACTTCGTCGCTAACAGCTTCGAAAACGCAAAGGAGAAGATGAT AAAATTTGCTCAAACAATCCCTCGTGATTTTGGTGTCCGGTACAACCCTTACACACAAAGTATTGATCTTCTGGATTCTACAAAGCAGATGAAGGACCTTCTACGTCAGGTACACCAGGAGATGGACCTCCTTCTGACCACCATGGAGAAACTAACATAG